Within Triticum dicoccoides isolate Atlit2015 ecotype Zavitan chromosome 1B, WEW_v2.0, whole genome shotgun sequence, the genomic segment gtagttgcttctgagagacacgttcacgcacaaagtgatagtcaacttcaatgtgtttcgttcgggcatggaataccggatttgcagaaaggtatgtaacgccgatgttatcacaccaaagaacaggaggctgtgattggggtatacttaactcctgaagcaaggactgtacccagatgatttctgatgtggcattggccacagccttatactcagcctcagtactgctacgcgagacagtagcctgtttccgagcactccaagcaatcaggttagagccaaagaagacagcataaccccccgtggatcgcctgtcatccggattgccagcccagtctgcatcagaatatgctgaaagacaaccagagtcagacggccgaatatgcaaaccatgagccaccgtgaaacgaatatagcgcaaaatccgcttaacagcagaccaatgagtgtcacggggtgactgcagatactggcagactcggttaacagcataggaaatgtctggtcgcgtgatcgtcaagtactggagcccaccaacaatactcctgtactctgtcgcatcagaagaagaaagaagcacaccatcaacagcattgagcttatcagtggtagacatgggtgtagtcgtcggtttgcacttaagcatcccagctcgctgcaacaaatccagagagtacttcttctgcgtcataacaaggccagcatcatgagaagtaacctccacaccaagaaagtaatgaagcttcccaaggtccttgaccgcaaaatcagcaccaagtgagcgaacaagcgcagtagcagccgactgagaggagctgaccaaaatgatatcatctacaaagaccaacaagtacatagtaacctcaggcctttgaagaagaaacaatgaggagtcagcagttgatgatgcaaaaccatgagcacgaagagccattgcaagacgagcatgccaagcacgaggagcctgcttcagaccataaattgccttggacagacgacagagatgatcagggcgatccggatcagagaaacccggaggctggcgcatgtaaacctcctccgccaagacaccatgaagaaaagcattttgaacattaagctgacgaagaaaccaacctcgagtaacagccagagagagaagaagtctgatggtagtaggcttgaccactggattgaaggtgtcttcatagtcaagtccaaaacgctgtcgaaaaccacgagcaaccagacgagccttatagcgctcaatggacccatcagaatgcctcttcactttgaaaacccatttgcaatcaatgacatttacccgtgattgtggaggaacaagagtccatgtctgattgcgaagaagtgcttgatactcctgctccatggcctctctccaatgaggaatgcgcatagcagcttgatacgtgcgtggctcagaggatggatctgcgagagcagcagacatgcacgccgctaaccaagcaactgtgccatcgtgacgttgcttaggctgaaaaatgccactccgactgcgcgtatgtggacgtagagcagcagcaggagccggcggaggcgaaggtgacggagacgtgacggtcgccggagatgcaggaatcacctcaggcgagctcgggacagacgactccgggctgcatggcgaagactggcccgacgacaggggctcagaggccatgggcgaaccgagagtgggcgaggccagctccggtgacgccggcccagacggccttggcgacgcgagagcaggcgaggccggccctggtgagaagggcccagacaccctgggcgaggcaggggcgggcgaggccaggcctggtgatgactgccccgacgccctgggcgagacggggaccgaggaggccggcccagtcggcggggttgtagggcgcgacgatggcgaaggcagcccagaagccagaggcgaccgggccagggcgtcgatcggccgtgcatgagcacggaaacccaggccatgcaggggcgccatgtgctcctcatgcacaacagaagatgccgaggatgaaggcgatggcgacgaagaggaagatggcacttccagaatctccaaacgagccccacgaccagtgcctgcaccatggttaggcaacaatagaggagaatatgcaacatcatcaaattggtcagaagcaacagaggatgaatgcatgacaggtggctcagtagtggacacagggagtttggcaaagggaaaaacatgctcatcaaacacaacatcccgagagatgtagacacgattagtgggcacatgaagacatttgtatcctttatgaagagagctataaccaagaaaaacacacttcttggaacgaaactcaacaagcacacccaaacaccttgaaaaaggtgtagtccggttgttcattaaggagaacttcaatgggagtcttcatattcaaaacacgagtgggagtacgattgatgagaaaacatgcagtggtgaaagcatcactccaaaaacgaaacggaacagatgcatgggccaaaagagccagaccagcttcaacaatgtgacgatgcttacgttctactgaaccattctgctgatgtgtatgtggacatgctaaacgttgagtgatcccaagcgactgaaagaaggagttgaggttgcgatactcgccaccccagtccgactgaacatgaacaattttgtgcttgagaaggcgttcaacatgtttttggaactgaacaaaaatgtcaaacacatcagatttacgtttgataagataaagccaggtaaagcggctgtaagcatcaacaaaactgatatagtaattatgaccactaacagaagtctgagcaggaccccatacatctgaaaacacaagttctaaaggatgtttcacctcacgactggactccaaaaagggaagttgatgactcttcccctgctgacaagcatcacacactgctacatctttattactagacacactaggaagttgatgacgacgcaaaacatgccggacaataggtgtggccgggtgaccaagacgagcatgccactgtgacggagatacccgaactccactgaagacgcgagcgacgccaggatgctccagacgatagagaccttggcagagccgcccactaagaagaatgtccctcgtgccccgatccttaataaaaagatcaaaatgatgaaattcacaaagcacgttattatcacgagtgagtttaggaactgaaagaagattacgtgtcacagatggaactcgaagaacattgcgaagttgaagactcctattggcatgtctagtgagaagtgatgcttgaccaatatgagagatgtgcatacctgctccattggcggtgtggatcttgtcggagccatggtagggttcacgagtgtgaagcttccccatctcactggtcaggtgctctgtcgccccagagtccatgtaccagtggggatcaatggagtaggactgaatgtgtccctgtggcttctgcggcggcggacgatcagccatggcgacctgacgagcaaagttaagtgtatccttcccgtcattgccgagaccaagaaaaccccgctggaagcgcttgtgacacttcgaggcccagtgcccatcgcgaccacaaagctggcacacacgtggaccgccagcccctggtagcgtcgcagtaggaggaggggccgaggcgggtggtggtgactgccccgaaggagccctggatgaagcagaggagcgaccacccttggtggcggcgtttgccgagagggcgccgttgcccctggatcgacGCGCCGATCCAGGGACAACGGCGCcctctcgactcgttgctcagtaagcaggaggtgtgaaaagacctcgtgtgctggcatgggcgtggagttgcccctctcattgatgatctcgactagggcgtcatactcctcatcaagaccattgacaaaaaatgagttgaactcggagtcggtgaggggctgtccaatggaggccagcgtgtcggcgagactcttgactttgttgtagaactcagtggcggtggagtcaagcttctgacactccccaagttggcgacggagcccagatacacgagcctgcgactgtgccgcaaacgagcgctcaagaatagtccatgcctcgtgggacgtcttggcgaagacaacaagcccagcaacggccggagagagcgacccctggatggaggagaggttcgcctgatcctgccctgtccagacacggtgagccggattatagaccggaccgtgcacgctgtcaaccagcgcaggagggcaagggagagagccgtcgacatagccaagcagatagtgactcccaagaagcggaagaacctgcgcgcgccagaagatgtaattgtccgacgacaacttgatggtgatgagatggccgaagtgaaacggcggcggcggctgcgatcccatcgaggagactggctgaggtgagaccaccgtggagacagtcagaggggcagccggcgcggtgacagagggcgcgatggccgcggttgacgccgcgaagcctgccagcgcgacgtcctccgccaccagcggcgcagtggccgagggcgcgacagccgcgtttgacggggcggcggcggtgtgggccacaagcgcctgcccgggcgaagtagcagccggcgggagcgcgaagagggagccgacgcttcGTGTCCCGAttggcgcctgaagggaggcggcatccagcggcctcgagagaagtgccgcgagggaggccggcagaaaaccggtggcggtggagccggacgcagcggcggacgtcatagcagtcgggcgacggcgacggcgggcgcggcggcggcggcggcggcggcggcggcggcggcggtttagggtttttaggcggaagcggacgtaacctagcgtgatatcatgtaagacaataggctttggggggaaccggcacaatcctctaggggtggcctatcacatatatatatatatatatatataatgaggtggtatacaacgttacaatatacacatgtaaatacagtctaacaaatATGACCGTGAAGCTTCCAGGAAAGATTCGAAGGCTGTGACACTTGGGTACTCtgcaagtagatgcaatactatgtGCTAAAGCGGGAAAAAGCTCTTTAACTAGAAGGGGGTGAATATGAAGGAGCTTTTTAACTTGATGTTTTCTCCCCTAATAATATACATACTTAGCTGTGTAGTTTGTCTTAGCTATTTTTAATCTTGTTATGTTTATTTACCTCTTGTCTTTTTTGTCAAGAAAAATGTCTAATGGCAAAAAAAATCTGCAGGTACTTAATTATAGTAGATGACCTATGGACCACGTCAACCTGGGATATTATCATCCGAGCTCTTGCTGATGGTGATTATTGCAGAATAATAACAACAACACAGGTTGAGGATGTAGCCCTGGCATGCTGCAGTTATCAGTTAAAGCATATATATGAGATTACTCCTCTTAATGACGATCAATCAGGAAAATCTGAGGGCAGTTGTACCACATATCCTAGTTCCAAAAGGATGAAAGAAGCTCTAAACCTTGAGTATAATAATCTCCCACCCCGTTTGAAGACTTGCTTGTTATATCTGAATATGTATCCCGAGGGATACACGGTCTGGAAGGATGAATTGGTGAAGCAATGGTTAGCTGAAGGTTTCATCGGCTCTGTACAAGGACAAGACATAGAGGATACTGCAGGTTACTATTTTGATGCTCTCATCAGTAGTGGACTGGTCCAATCTGTGGATACCAATCATAATGGTGATGTGTTGTCATGTACACTTCACCACATGGTACTGGATCTTATAAGACAAAAATCCATGGAGGAGAATTTCGTCACTATTGTGAATTATTTTCAAACAATTCTTGGACTTTCGGACAAGGTTCGTCGACTGTCTGTCCAGTTGGGAGGTGCAAAAGGTGCAAATAATATACCAGAGAATATGAGAATATCCCAAGTTAGATCACTTCTATTTTCTGGATTCTTCAAATGTGCACCTTCCATTGTGCATTATGGGCTTCTTCAAGTTTTAGTTCTTCATATTTGGTCTGATAAAGATGAGATTTTTGATCTGGCTACAATTGGTGAGCTATATCGATTGAGATATCTGAAGATTGAGTGTAATATCACTATCAAGCTTCCGGGCAACATTCAAAGGCTGCGACACTTGGGTACTTTGCAAGTAGATTCAAGATTATCTTCTGTTCCGTCTGGTATTGTTCAACTGGAGAAGTTGTTGCACCTCTGCCTTCCGAGTGAGTCTATTCTGCCTCATGGGGTTGGCCGAATGACATGTCTTCGCACTCTGGGGTATTTTGATCTCGGCCGTAACTCAGAAGATAATCTGAGGGATCTTGGTGAGCTGATAAATCTCCAGGATCTTCAGCTGACCCGTTCTACAGCACAGCCTGCTGACAGTCTTGAAAATAATATGCAACTCCTGGGCTCAGTTCTTAAGAAACTCAGCATCCTGCAGTCTGTAACTCTTCTACCCACTGCAGAATCCTCTAATGTATATACTCTGAAGGATGAAGCTCATGTTTCAAGGATGCGCATTTCCTGTGACGGCTTGTGCATGGTGTCCCCTGCCCCAGCCCATCTTCAGAGAATCGAGTTGTCGTATCGCTGTTGCATCTTCTCCAAACTCCCCAAGTGGCTTGGAGAACTCACCAAACTCCGCATTCTTAAGATTGCAGTTGGGGAGCTATCAAAGGAAAATATTAATATACTGAAAGTACTACCTGCTCTTGCAGCGCTGTCGTTGCATTTACCGACAATGACTGCAGAAAGGATTGTCTTTGGCAAGGGAGGATTCAAAGTTCTCACATACTTCAAGTTCAAGTGCACTGTGCCTTGGCTAAAATTTGAAGC encodes:
- the LOC119314699 gene encoding disease resistance protein RGA5-like, yielding MFRYIWVWLQALFGYVKVWPPEAHDSAWLGAAQAMEEEPVTVSLGPIGPLFQQLRSVIAALQGNSDRLKLKGVKAQIQILGQELEWLCIDLKGRSETPADAITMCWMKQVRDLCYDTADYLDELVHFIHCSSGTRRRRIRVRLFGGNNRPVGSKTYRMSRKLTWLSLPKLKKLKRAPLIAKLTALAARVEDADERRKRFKFSSPTPSKPDYGQAAVLMPQITTPELHIDKVYKLLDLDGNEMEKNLKVVTIFGSAGVDKTAIARTLYHQHGGRFQHRAFIRVTRDPDMRRLLTDMLSQIKAPPANQFSNVRELIVHITKHLQGKRYLIIVDDLWTTSTWDIIIRALADGDYCRIITTTQVEDVALACCSYQLKHIYEITPLNDDQSGKSEGSCTTYPSSKRMKEALNLEYNNLPPRLKTCLLYLNMYPEGYTVWKDELVKQWLAEGFIGSVQGQDIEDTAGYYFDALISSGLVQSVDTNHNGDVLSCTLHHMVLDLIRQKSMEENFVTIVNYFQTILGLSDKVRRLSVQLGGAKGANNIPENMRISQVRSLLFSGFFKCAPSIVHYGLLQVLVLHIWSDKDEIFDLATIGELYRLRYLKIECNITIKLPGNIQRLRHLGTLQVDSRLSSVPSGIVQLEKLLHLCLPSESILPHGVGRMTCLRTLGYFDLGRNSEDNLRDLGELINLQDLQLTRSTAQPADSLENNMQLLGSVLKKLSILQSVTLLPTAESSNVYTLKDEAHVSRMRISCDGLCMVSPAPAHLQRIELSYRCCIFSKLPKWLGELTKLRILKIAVGELSKENINILKVLPALAALSLHLPTMTAERIVFGKGGFKVLTYFKFKCTVPWLKFEADAMPILGKLKLSFNTPIVDEQGATPIIIEHLSSGIKEISAKICCRGVNARSALLKAIRNDPGNPEVQLRGPIYYDDKGRGMVTREGSREDI